In Vigna angularis cultivar LongXiaoDou No.4 chromosome 8, ASM1680809v1, whole genome shotgun sequence, one DNA window encodes the following:
- the LOC108345586 gene encoding ABC transporter B family member 19 isoform X2 — protein MLDANMHGFSHMVGNFIHYLSTFLAGLVVGFVSAWRLALLSVAVIPGIAFAGGLYAYTLTGLTSKSRESYANAGIIAEQAIAQVRTVYSYVGESKALNSYSDAIQNTLKLGYKAGMAKGLGLGCTYGIACMSWALVFWYAGVFIRNGQTDGGKAFTAIFSAIVGGMSLGQSFSNLGAFSKGKAAGYKLMEIIKQKPTIVEDPSEGKCLAEVNGNIEFKDVSFSYPSRPDVFIFRSFSIFFPAGKTVAVVGGSGSGKSTVVSLIERFYDPNEGQVLLDNVDIKTLQLKWLRDQIGLVNQEPALFATTILENILYGKADATMAEVEAATSAANAHSFITLLPNGYNTQVGERGVQLSGGQKQRIAIARAMLKNPKILLLDEATSALDAGSESIVQEALDRLMVGRTTVVVAHRLSTIRNVDTIAVIQQGQVVETGTHEELIAKAGTYASLIRFQEMVGNRDFSNPSTRRTRSSRLSHSLSTKSLSLRSGSLRNLSYQYSTGADGRIEMISNAETDKKNPAPDGYFFRLLKLNAPEWPYSIMGAVGSVLSGFIGPTFAIVMSNMIEVFYFRNYASMERKTKEYVFIYIGAGLYAVGAYLIQHYFFSIMGENLTTRVRRMMLAAILRNEVGWFDEEEHNSSLVAARLATDAADVKSAIAERISVILQNMTSLLTSFIVAFIVEWRVSLLILATFPLLVLANFAQQLSLKGFAGDTAKAHAKTSMIAGEGVSNIRTVAAFNAQTKMLSVFCNELRVPQRQSLRRSLTSGFLFGLSQLALYASEALILWYGAHLVSKGASTFSKVIKVFVVLVITANSVAETVSLAPEIIRGGEAVGSVFSILDRSTRIDPDDPDAEPVESLRGEIELRHVDFAYPSRPDVMVFKDLSLRIRAGQSQALVGASGSGKSSVIALIERFYDPIAGKVMVDGKDIRKLNLKSLRLKIGLVQQEPALFAASIFENIAYGKDGASESEVIEAARAANVHGFVSGLPEGYKTPVGERGVQLSGGQKQRIAIARAVLKDPTILLLDEATSALDAESECVLQEALERLMRGRTTVLVAHRLSTIRGVDCIGVVQDGRIVEQGSHAELVSRPEGAYSRLLQLQHHHI, from the exons ATGTTAGATGCTAACATGCACGGGTTCAGTCACATG GTGGGGAATTTCATACACTATCTATCAACGTTTCTGGCGGGTCTGGTGGTTGGTTTTGTGTCAGCATGGAGGCTCGCACTTCTGAGTGTTGCAGTGATTCCCGGGATTGCTTTTGCTGGTGGATTGTATGCTTACACACTCACTGGCCTCACATCAAAGAGTCGAGAATCTTATGCAAATGCAGGAATAATAGCTGAGCAG GCCATTGCTCAAGTTAGAACTGTTTACTCTTATGTTGGGGAGAGCAAGGCACTGAATTCTTATTCTGATGCAATACAAAACACTCTGAAACTTGGATACAAGGCAGGAATGGCCAAAGGTTTAGGCCTAGGATGCACATATGGAATAGCATGCATGTCTTGGGCACTGGTTTTCTGGTATGCTGGAGTTTTCATCAGGAATGGACAAACAGATGGAGGCAAGGCATTCACAGCTATTTTCTCAGCCATTGTTGGTGGCAT GAGTTTGGGACAGTCCTTTTCCAATTTGGGTGCTTTCAGCAAAGGCAAAGCAGCGGGATACAAATTGATGGAGATCATCAAACAGAAACCCACCATAGTGGAAGATCCATCAGAAGGAAAGTGCCTAGCTGAGGTTAATGGCAACATTGAATTTAAAGATGTTTCTTTCAGCTACCCTTCGAGGCCGGATGTGTTTATCTTTCGCAGTTTCTCAATCTTTTTCCCTGCTGGAAAAACTGTTGCGGTTGTTGGTGGCAGTGGATCTGGAAAGAGCACAGTTGTTTCCTTGATAGAAAGGTTCTATGATCCAAATGAAG GTCAGGTTCTGCTGGATAATGTGGACATTAAGACTCTACAACTAAAATGGTTGCGTGATCAAATTGGGTTGGTGAATCAAGAGCCTGCACTCTTTGCAACTACAATTCTAGAGAACATACTCTATGGAAAAGCTGATGCAACTATGGCTGAAGTGGAAGCTGCTACTTCTGCTGCAAATGCTCATAGTTTTATCACCTTGCTTCCTAATGGTTATAACACTCAG GTGGGAGAGCGAGGAGTTCAATTATCTGGGGGCCAAAAGCAGAGAATTGCAATTGCCAGAGCCATGTTGAAGAACCCAAAGATCCTTCTATTAGATGAAGCAACTAGTGCTCTTGATGCAGGGTCTGAGAGCATAGTTCAAGAGGCACTAGACAGGCTCATGGTTGGAAGAACAACTGTGGTTGTGGCACATCGTCTATCAACCATAAGGAATGTTGATACCATTGCAGTTATACAACAAGGACAAGTTGTTGAGACAGGCACACATGAAGAACTCATTGCCAAGGCAGGCACATATGCTTCACTCATTCGGTTCCAAGAAATGGTTGGAAATAGAGACTTCTCCAACCCATCAACTCGCCGGACTAGGTCGTCGCGGCTGAGCCATTCACTGTCAACAAAGTCCTTGAGTCTCAGGTCTGGCAGCCTGAGGAACTTGAGCTACCAGTACAGCACTGGTGCAGATGGCCGTATTGAGATGATATCAAATGCTGAAACAGATAAGAAAAATCCTGCTCCAGATGGATATTTCTTCAGGTTGCTTAAGTTGAATGCTCCCGAGTGGCCTTACTCAATCATGGGAGCTGTTGGTTCTGTTCTTTCTGGATTCATTGGCCCTACTTTTGCTATTGTTATGAGCAACATGATTGAGGTCTTTTACTTCAGAAATTATGCTTCCATGGAGAGGAAGACTAAGGAGTATGTCTTCATTTACATTGGTGCCGGTCTCTATGCAGTTGGTGCATACTTGATACAGCATTACTTCTTTAGTATCATGGGAGAAAACCTCACCACAAGGGTCAGAAGAATGATGCTTGCCG CTATTTTGAGGAATGAAGTTGGATGGTTCGATGAGGAGGAGCACAACTCAAGCCTTGTTGCAGCTCGCCTTGCCACTGATGCAGCTGATGTGAAGTCTGCAATTGCTGAGAGGATATCAGTGATTCTGCAGAACATGACATCTCTCCTTACTTCTTTTATAGTTGCTTTCATAGTGGAATGGAGGGTTTCCTTGCTCATCTTGGCAACCTTCCCTCTCCTTGTGCTAGCCAACTTTGCTCAG CAATTATCTCTAAAAGGGTTTGCTGGAGACACAGCCAAAGCTCATGCAAAGACGAGTATGATAGCAGGAGAGGGAGTGAGCAACATCAGAACAGTTGCAGCATTCAATGCTCAAACCAAGATGTTATCAGTGTTCTGCAACGAGCTTCGCGTGCCTCAGCGCCAGAGTCTGCGGCGGAGCCTCACGTCGGGCTTCTTGTTCGGTCTCTCTCAGCTTGCCCTCTATGCCTCCGAGGCTCTCATTCTATGGTACGGGGCACATTTGGTGAGCAAGGGTGCTTCAACCTTCTCAAAGGTGATCAAAGTGTTTGTGGTCCTCGTGATAACGGCGAATTCAGTGGCGGAAACCGTGAGCCTGGCGCCGGAGATAATCCGCGGGGGCGAGGCGGTGGGGTCGGTGTTCTCGATCCTTGATCGGTCGACGAGGATCGACCCTGATGATCCCGACGCAGAGCCGGTGGAATCTCTGCGCGGGGAGATCGAGCTGAGGCATGTTGATTTTGCTTACCCTTCGAGGCCTGATGTGATGGTGTTCAAGGATTTGAGCCTGAGGATCCGTGCAGGGCAGAGCCAGGCTCTTGTGGGGGCAAGTGGGTCAGGGAAGAGTTCTGTGATTGCATTGATAGAGAGATTCTACGACCCTATTGCCGGGAAAGTGATGGTGGATGGGAAGGACATAAGGAAGTTGAATCTGAAGTCTCTGAGGCTGAAGATAGGGTTGGTGCAGCAAGAACCAGCACTTTTTGCAGCGAGCATTTTCGAGAACATTGCATATGGAAAAGATGGTGCAAGTGAGAGTGAGGTGATAGAGGCTGCACGTGCAGCGAACGTGCATGGGTTCGTGAGTGGTTTGCCCGAGGGTTATAAGACACCTGTTGGTGAGAGAGGGGTGCAACTTTCTGGAGGGCAGAAGCAAAGGATCGCCATTGCTAGGGCAGTGCTTAAGGACCCTACGATTCTTCTTCTGGACGAGGCCACCAGTGCCCTAGATGCTGAGTCCGAGTGTGTGCTACAAGAGGCCTTGGAGAGGCTAATGAGGGGTCGCACCACGGTGCTTGTGGCTCACCGTTTGTCGACCATCAGAGGGGTCGATTGCATCGGAGTGGTTCAAGATGGTCGCATTGTGGAGCAAGGTAGCCATGCAGAACTTGTGAGCAGGCCAGAAGGGGCATATTCTAGACTCTTGCAGCTACAACATCATCACATTTGA
- the LOC108345586 gene encoding ABC transporter B family member 19 isoform X1 — MADAAEPKALPEAEKKKEQTLPFYKLFSFADKCDWMLMVSGSLGAIVHGSSMPVFFLLFGEMVNGFGKNQMDLKKMTEEVSKYALYFVYLGLVVCISSYAEIACWMYTGERQVSTLRKKYLEAVLKQDVGFFDTDARTGDIVFSVSTDTLLVQDAISEKVGNFIHYLSTFLAGLVVGFVSAWRLALLSVAVIPGIAFAGGLYAYTLTGLTSKSRESYANAGIIAEQAIAQVRTVYSYVGESKALNSYSDAIQNTLKLGYKAGMAKGLGLGCTYGIACMSWALVFWYAGVFIRNGQTDGGKAFTAIFSAIVGGMSLGQSFSNLGAFSKGKAAGYKLMEIIKQKPTIVEDPSEGKCLAEVNGNIEFKDVSFSYPSRPDVFIFRSFSIFFPAGKTVAVVGGSGSGKSTVVSLIERFYDPNEGQVLLDNVDIKTLQLKWLRDQIGLVNQEPALFATTILENILYGKADATMAEVEAATSAANAHSFITLLPNGYNTQVGERGVQLSGGQKQRIAIARAMLKNPKILLLDEATSALDAGSESIVQEALDRLMVGRTTVVVAHRLSTIRNVDTIAVIQQGQVVETGTHEELIAKAGTYASLIRFQEMVGNRDFSNPSTRRTRSSRLSHSLSTKSLSLRSGSLRNLSYQYSTGADGRIEMISNAETDKKNPAPDGYFFRLLKLNAPEWPYSIMGAVGSVLSGFIGPTFAIVMSNMIEVFYFRNYASMERKTKEYVFIYIGAGLYAVGAYLIQHYFFSIMGENLTTRVRRMMLAAILRNEVGWFDEEEHNSSLVAARLATDAADVKSAIAERISVILQNMTSLLTSFIVAFIVEWRVSLLILATFPLLVLANFAQQLSLKGFAGDTAKAHAKTSMIAGEGVSNIRTVAAFNAQTKMLSVFCNELRVPQRQSLRRSLTSGFLFGLSQLALYASEALILWYGAHLVSKGASTFSKVIKVFVVLVITANSVAETVSLAPEIIRGGEAVGSVFSILDRSTRIDPDDPDAEPVESLRGEIELRHVDFAYPSRPDVMVFKDLSLRIRAGQSQALVGASGSGKSSVIALIERFYDPIAGKVMVDGKDIRKLNLKSLRLKIGLVQQEPALFAASIFENIAYGKDGASESEVIEAARAANVHGFVSGLPEGYKTPVGERGVQLSGGQKQRIAIARAVLKDPTILLLDEATSALDAESECVLQEALERLMRGRTTVLVAHRLSTIRGVDCIGVVQDGRIVEQGSHAELVSRPEGAYSRLLQLQHHHI, encoded by the exons ATGGCTGATGCTGCTGAGCCTAAAGCATTGCCAGAGgcagagaagaagaaggagcaGACTTTGCCTTTTTACAAGCTCTTCTCATTTGCTGACAAGTGTGATTGGATGCTCATGGTCTCTGGCAGCTTAGGAGCCATTGTTCATGGTTCATCAATGCCAGTTTTCTTCCTGCTCTTTGGTGAAATGGTTAATGGCTTTGGCAAAAACCAAATGGACTTGAAGAAAATGACAGAAGAAGTATCAAAG TATGCTCTCTATTTCGTGTACCTTGGCCTTGTCGTTTGCATATCATCCTATGCAG AAATTGCATGCTGGATGTACACTGGGGAGAGACAAGTGAGCACACTGAGAAAGAAGTACTTGGAAGCAGTGCTTAAACAGGACGTTGGTTTCTTTGACACGGATGCAAGAACAGGAGATATTGTTTTCAGTGTCTCCACAGATACACTACTAGTTCAAGATGCTATAAGCGAGAAG GTGGGGAATTTCATACACTATCTATCAACGTTTCTGGCGGGTCTGGTGGTTGGTTTTGTGTCAGCATGGAGGCTCGCACTTCTGAGTGTTGCAGTGATTCCCGGGATTGCTTTTGCTGGTGGATTGTATGCTTACACACTCACTGGCCTCACATCAAAGAGTCGAGAATCTTATGCAAATGCAGGAATAATAGCTGAGCAG GCCATTGCTCAAGTTAGAACTGTTTACTCTTATGTTGGGGAGAGCAAGGCACTGAATTCTTATTCTGATGCAATACAAAACACTCTGAAACTTGGATACAAGGCAGGAATGGCCAAAGGTTTAGGCCTAGGATGCACATATGGAATAGCATGCATGTCTTGGGCACTGGTTTTCTGGTATGCTGGAGTTTTCATCAGGAATGGACAAACAGATGGAGGCAAGGCATTCACAGCTATTTTCTCAGCCATTGTTGGTGGCAT GAGTTTGGGACAGTCCTTTTCCAATTTGGGTGCTTTCAGCAAAGGCAAAGCAGCGGGATACAAATTGATGGAGATCATCAAACAGAAACCCACCATAGTGGAAGATCCATCAGAAGGAAAGTGCCTAGCTGAGGTTAATGGCAACATTGAATTTAAAGATGTTTCTTTCAGCTACCCTTCGAGGCCGGATGTGTTTATCTTTCGCAGTTTCTCAATCTTTTTCCCTGCTGGAAAAACTGTTGCGGTTGTTGGTGGCAGTGGATCTGGAAAGAGCACAGTTGTTTCCTTGATAGAAAGGTTCTATGATCCAAATGAAG GTCAGGTTCTGCTGGATAATGTGGACATTAAGACTCTACAACTAAAATGGTTGCGTGATCAAATTGGGTTGGTGAATCAAGAGCCTGCACTCTTTGCAACTACAATTCTAGAGAACATACTCTATGGAAAAGCTGATGCAACTATGGCTGAAGTGGAAGCTGCTACTTCTGCTGCAAATGCTCATAGTTTTATCACCTTGCTTCCTAATGGTTATAACACTCAG GTGGGAGAGCGAGGAGTTCAATTATCTGGGGGCCAAAAGCAGAGAATTGCAATTGCCAGAGCCATGTTGAAGAACCCAAAGATCCTTCTATTAGATGAAGCAACTAGTGCTCTTGATGCAGGGTCTGAGAGCATAGTTCAAGAGGCACTAGACAGGCTCATGGTTGGAAGAACAACTGTGGTTGTGGCACATCGTCTATCAACCATAAGGAATGTTGATACCATTGCAGTTATACAACAAGGACAAGTTGTTGAGACAGGCACACATGAAGAACTCATTGCCAAGGCAGGCACATATGCTTCACTCATTCGGTTCCAAGAAATGGTTGGAAATAGAGACTTCTCCAACCCATCAACTCGCCGGACTAGGTCGTCGCGGCTGAGCCATTCACTGTCAACAAAGTCCTTGAGTCTCAGGTCTGGCAGCCTGAGGAACTTGAGCTACCAGTACAGCACTGGTGCAGATGGCCGTATTGAGATGATATCAAATGCTGAAACAGATAAGAAAAATCCTGCTCCAGATGGATATTTCTTCAGGTTGCTTAAGTTGAATGCTCCCGAGTGGCCTTACTCAATCATGGGAGCTGTTGGTTCTGTTCTTTCTGGATTCATTGGCCCTACTTTTGCTATTGTTATGAGCAACATGATTGAGGTCTTTTACTTCAGAAATTATGCTTCCATGGAGAGGAAGACTAAGGAGTATGTCTTCATTTACATTGGTGCCGGTCTCTATGCAGTTGGTGCATACTTGATACAGCATTACTTCTTTAGTATCATGGGAGAAAACCTCACCACAAGGGTCAGAAGAATGATGCTTGCCG CTATTTTGAGGAATGAAGTTGGATGGTTCGATGAGGAGGAGCACAACTCAAGCCTTGTTGCAGCTCGCCTTGCCACTGATGCAGCTGATGTGAAGTCTGCAATTGCTGAGAGGATATCAGTGATTCTGCAGAACATGACATCTCTCCTTACTTCTTTTATAGTTGCTTTCATAGTGGAATGGAGGGTTTCCTTGCTCATCTTGGCAACCTTCCCTCTCCTTGTGCTAGCCAACTTTGCTCAG CAATTATCTCTAAAAGGGTTTGCTGGAGACACAGCCAAAGCTCATGCAAAGACGAGTATGATAGCAGGAGAGGGAGTGAGCAACATCAGAACAGTTGCAGCATTCAATGCTCAAACCAAGATGTTATCAGTGTTCTGCAACGAGCTTCGCGTGCCTCAGCGCCAGAGTCTGCGGCGGAGCCTCACGTCGGGCTTCTTGTTCGGTCTCTCTCAGCTTGCCCTCTATGCCTCCGAGGCTCTCATTCTATGGTACGGGGCACATTTGGTGAGCAAGGGTGCTTCAACCTTCTCAAAGGTGATCAAAGTGTTTGTGGTCCTCGTGATAACGGCGAATTCAGTGGCGGAAACCGTGAGCCTGGCGCCGGAGATAATCCGCGGGGGCGAGGCGGTGGGGTCGGTGTTCTCGATCCTTGATCGGTCGACGAGGATCGACCCTGATGATCCCGACGCAGAGCCGGTGGAATCTCTGCGCGGGGAGATCGAGCTGAGGCATGTTGATTTTGCTTACCCTTCGAGGCCTGATGTGATGGTGTTCAAGGATTTGAGCCTGAGGATCCGTGCAGGGCAGAGCCAGGCTCTTGTGGGGGCAAGTGGGTCAGGGAAGAGTTCTGTGATTGCATTGATAGAGAGATTCTACGACCCTATTGCCGGGAAAGTGATGGTGGATGGGAAGGACATAAGGAAGTTGAATCTGAAGTCTCTGAGGCTGAAGATAGGGTTGGTGCAGCAAGAACCAGCACTTTTTGCAGCGAGCATTTTCGAGAACATTGCATATGGAAAAGATGGTGCAAGTGAGAGTGAGGTGATAGAGGCTGCACGTGCAGCGAACGTGCATGGGTTCGTGAGTGGTTTGCCCGAGGGTTATAAGACACCTGTTGGTGAGAGAGGGGTGCAACTTTCTGGAGGGCAGAAGCAAAGGATCGCCATTGCTAGGGCAGTGCTTAAGGACCCTACGATTCTTCTTCTGGACGAGGCCACCAGTGCCCTAGATGCTGAGTCCGAGTGTGTGCTACAAGAGGCCTTGGAGAGGCTAATGAGGGGTCGCACCACGGTGCTTGTGGCTCACCGTTTGTCGACCATCAGAGGGGTCGATTGCATCGGAGTGGTTCAAGATGGTCGCATTGTGGAGCAAGGTAGCCATGCAGAACTTGTGAGCAGGCCAGAAGGGGCATATTCTAGACTCTTGCAGCTACAACATCATCACATTTGA